The nucleotide window agagagagagagagagagagagagagagagagagaaatggggaacttcccttaaccctcccgcccccctccctacaCTACACTCCCTACTGCcctaaccctcccttcctcccccaccctctagaGCAACCCATGTGCAGGGGAATATTAATTTGATTGACAAAGCTCTCCGTACAAACACGAGCAGCTCGTTATTTCGGGAGGGGTCGACCTGAGGTGCACAGGGCGACGTGTACACAGCGGCGTTGGGGAAGAATGTGtaggggaaaatgaaaaggattttGGGGGGAAAATGGTGGGGTGTTCATGAGAGGTTAGGGGAGAAATGAAAGAACGCTTCGAGGTGGGGTTAAGAAAGACgaggttgaaagagggagagggggttatagGAAGAATAACgatgaggtgagagggagggagggagggagggagagtgggagggaggggagggagggagggagggagggagggagggagggagggagggagggagagagagagggagggagggaaggagggagatagagagggagggagggagggagggagagagagagagagagagagagagagagagagagagagggagagagagagagagagagaggaagagagggtgggtgggaaggagggagagagggaaggtgggggagagagaaggagggagagagggagggagggagggagggagggagggagggagggagggagggagggagggagagagagggagggaaggaggggggagagaaggagggagagagagaaggagggagagagggagggtgggaaggagggagagagggagggtgggaaggggggggagagggaaggaggtaaggagggagagagggagggaggtaaagagggaaagagggagggagggagggaaggaggcagagagggagggagggagggaaggaggcagagagggagggagggagaatctaACGTGAAGATAGGAGATAAAAGATGAATAGAATAATGTATAAggtgaataaaagagaagaaaaaggagaaggattgAGGGGATGAAATATCGTTGATATTAAACTTCAAGTAAATCCTTCCAGGTAATAAGAAAAggccatcgaaaaaaaaaaaaaaaaaaaaaaaaaaacataagcactTCATTTACATGgaatataagggaaaaaaaaaaacagaaactttacacacaaaaaacagattaaaatctaaaaaaaaagggaataaaaataatacaaagcaACGAAGAAAAACAAGGCAATCCAGAGATAATGACAAAGTCGACGACAAAGGAAAACAGGACTTCAGACCGGCCCGAGCCTTGTGATACCGGCGCAGACAAATTCCAAAATCTCCGAGGCACAAGCACGGAACACGCTGATTGGAGACCCTCGAGTGCACATAATAGGTAGAACaggatatttatatgcatgcaggGGGCTTTGTGCaaccagggaggagggggaaggtaagggaaaaagGAGCATAAATATACGAAATgtgagagaagaaggataaatGTGCCAAAGGAactagtttttgtgtgtgtgggtttatatatgtggcgcgcgcgcacgcgtacacacacacgcgcgcgcgcgcacacacacacacacacacacacacacacacacacacacacacacacacacattgtgtgtgtgtgtgtgtgtgtatgtgtgtgtgtgtgtgtgtgtgtgtatgtgtgtgtatgtgtgtgtgtgtgtgtatgtgtgtgtgtgcatgtgtatatgtatttatgtaaatatatatttctatgtgtataaNNNNNNNNNNNNNNNNNNNNNNNNNNNNNNNNNNNNNNNNNNNNNNNNNNNNNNNNNNNNNNNNNNNNNNNNNNNNNNNNNNNNNNNNNNNNNNNNNNNNGGCCCGGCTGACACTTGCTTAGTGTCAGAAGTGCCGGCTGACACTTGCAAGGAGTCGCGCGGCCCGGCTGACACTTGTTTAGTTTCAGAAGTGCCGGCTGAGACACTTGCAAGGAATCGCGAGGTTCCGCTGACACTTGCTTAGTGTCAGAAGTGCCGGCTGACACTTGCAAGGAGTCGTGAGGTTCGGCTGACACTTGCAAGGAGTCGTGAGGTTTGGCTGACACTTGCTTAGTGTCAGAAGTACCGGCTGACACTTGCAAGGAGTCGTGAGGTTCGGCTGACACTTGCTTAGTGTCAGAAGTGCCGGCTGACACTTGCAAGGAGTCGTGAGGTTCGGCTGACACTTGCTTAGTGTCAGAAGTGCCGGCTGACACTTGCAAGGAGTCGTGAGGTTTGGGCTGACACTTGCTTAGTGTCAGAAGTACCGGCTGACACTTACTCGGAAACAATATCCTCGGCTGACGTTTGTTAAGTGTCAGAAATCCCGACTAGCACTTACTCGAAGTCAGAAGTCCCGGCTGACACTTGCTAGGAAACAACATCCTCGACTGACATTGGCTAGATATCACGAATttgaaataataaatcaaaaccttaatttaaacgaaaaaaaacaatcaatctaaaaaaaaaaaatacgaataaataataattaaaaaaagaaaatgcacgtatccccccttgccccccccccctccccccccgtatCCACTTTTCCTCCAAATATCCCGTGAATTACTTGGattagagaagaataaagagcaaAATCCCATAACAAATTATCCACATAATGATCACTCAACGCCAATAGAGTAACCGTAAATTTCTATCTCATTTGCATGTTGAAATAACTTGGTGATGAATGCACGTTTTATTCACCATTAGGAATACTTGATTTAATTCATTCGAAAATTAGGGatatgtaattttgttttatatctttctttctctctctttctttctctctttctttcccccttcttatctcaccctttctttctctctctttcttcctctctttcttttcctcttctccctttctttctctttctctcatttctcttcttccctctttctctagttACATAAAAACTATTCACAATAACTCGACCATCTTTccactctttctatctttctcaatccttttttctctctaactcctctcttcactctctctctctctcgtcttctttctctctctttctctctctctctcctcctactctctccacacacagaacattctcatctctcctcctcatactctctcactctactctctcgtcttcttatcatctctccactcctctctctctcttcttacgtgtatttttttacacgaatagaaaacaaacaaacataaattgtGATTACtgaaaataagatgaagaggaatgagaagaataagaaggagaaagaaagaaagaattaaggagaaaagagaaagaagaagacgaagaagaagaagaagaagaagaagaagaagaagaagaagaagaagaagaagaagaagaagaaggagaaggagaagaagaagaagaagaagaagaagaagaagaagaagaaggagaagaagaagaagaagaagaagaagaagaagaagaagaagaagaagaagagaaggagaagaaacatatgaggaagaagaacgaagaaaggaaaatagagaaaacaaaattacatCCTATCAAGTTTCGGGTAATTTAGCCTGACAAGTAAATAACGCCATAAAGtgaaacattattatgataacaaacaTAATTTCAGACGAAATATGCTGAATAATTTCCGAAAGAAGAAACTTTGCCTGAGGAATATTCTGCTTACAACTaatcctctacccccctccctcccctcccctcccttccccccttgccctaTGTTGCCgtgccccactccccctcccccttccctcccccctatatgccatgcccctctcccccttccctccccccttccccacctccctcctcccttcctctcccccgacCCTATATTGCCGtggccctttcccttctcctccttccctcccccatataTTCTCgtgctcctttccccctccccctttccctctcccttacccctccccctcccccttacccctacccctacccctcccccttacccctctctctttacccctcccccttaccccttaccccttacccctcccccttacccctctcccttacccctccccttccccctccccccttccccttccccctcccccttaaatgTTTTTGGCTCCGACCCACCTCTTTTAagatctttccctcttttccttaggCCTAAAAAGAAGTCAATCGCGTGTATAATCTTTCAATCCCGcttcccattcttttttttttttttttttttttgtgtgtgtacaatatttctattcctcttttattattctctctctttttctctctctatgtctatctctctttctctctgtctctctctttctctctctttctctctgctctctctctctcctctcctctctctccctctcttgctcctctcatctctctctctctcgtctctctctctctcctgtctctctctttctcctctctctttctctctctctcgcatctctctctctctctcctctctctcatctctcctctctctctctctctctctctctattctctctctctctctcctcttctctctctctcagtctctctcgtctctctctactctcatctctcatcctctctcctctctctctctctctctcatctctctcactctctctctcc belongs to Penaeus chinensis breed Huanghai No. 1 chromosome 4, ASM1920278v2, whole genome shotgun sequence and includes:
- the LOC125025190 gene encoding uncharacterized protein LOC125025190, whose translation is MRVRVELAGIKSYSESLGVGRGEKNPREFSRVEEDKCQPKPHDSLQVSAGTSDTKQVSAEPHDSLQVSAGTSDTKQVSAEPHDSLQVSAGTSDTKQVSAKPHDSLQVSAEPHDSLQVSAGTSDTKQVSAEPRDSLQVSQPALLKLNKCQPGRATPCKCQPALLTLSKWSPISVFRACASEILEFVCAGITRLGPV